AGGTGGAGTATATACCTTTTGCAGTTTATGGCTTTTCATTGATGTGAGTCGCATTACGGTATCAAGCTCTTGTAGCCTGTATTTACCTTCAATCTCGAAAATCATTCCACTGGTGAATAATATTAGCTTTTCTATATCAGACGGGAACAAGTACAGTTCATTTTGGTGTGAAATATTGTTAGTTTGAGACTGTCTTGAATCCATGTAGTTGATGAGCTGTTGCTGCAAATTACCAAATGCAAGTTTGAGAGATCGGGATTGTTTGATTCGTCCTTATTCACCCCACTTCTTCTTACTTCTTTGCTGCTGACTTGTATTTCAGTAACATGTAGGCGTACTTAGAATATATGCACTTAAAATAGAAATAGTAGATGCTATCAACTGTTACTGCTGTGGCGGAATGTATATGAAATATTGTTCCAATGTGAGTTGGTTATGTACCTGGGGTTTCAGATTGTCTAGTAATAAAGACAATGTCACATCAGAATTTCGAGTGCTGCACCTATTGCAACATTTTAATGCTACAACCATCTTGTGGTAAAAGTCTTTCTATATATGCATACTAAACTTAACATCAAGCTAAGTCAAGAATGTACATTTCAAATCTTTTTCGCTTTTACAAGCTGGAGTTTGGAACTTAACCATAAAGGCTGAAAGGCAGATGTTAGAGAGCGAAAAAATACTGAAATTTTGGATTAAATTTTAATGGGATGGTAGGCCAACAAAAGTAGGACTAGGGGTCGCAAACAGAGTCGGGTCGGATATGGTTCGGATCAAAAATGGGTAAtgcaaaaacggataaattattcgacccgacccatatttaatacggataaaaaaagAATTAACCGGCTGATAATATGAATATTTATAGTATCACTTTTTGAATATGATCACTCTGgagagaactcctagtctcccaaacttataaaagttaaacccaattcattggttatccattttcttcAACTATACAGGAGGGTTCCAACTTTAGGAGGTGATTTTTTAAGGTCCCAGTGACCTTTCAAACGGCATGCAAAGCAACTCATCCAAGTTACCAAAATTATCATAGTGGATATATCAAGCATCAACCATCTTTACTTGCTAATTTAATACGGTTTTGGTTTGGCCAGCAGACGTATTTGGGAGGAGATATCCATGACATACAGAGATCATAGAACTTAAGTGAAATCGCATGATTACACAGTTTTAAGCATTCAAAAGTACTAATAGAAAGGTCCAAGCAGCAGAAACAGGCTAAAATTTCACCTACTAGTTTCTTTCTGCTCAAGGTTCTGAAGATATTAAGTACATGGACCTTCAATCTACAACTAATTATACGGACACCTAGACATTAGGTTACAGGTACGCTTTAATGGATGCAAAACACCCAATACTTCAACACAAAGGGCACTTTGGTTAAGCAACAGAGGTGGAGGTTCGAAGGAGGGCTTGGGGATTGCAGAGGATATCAGGTGCACAAAAGTATGAAGGAGAAGGGAAACAGTAACTAGAACTAGTCTACTTTTACTATTAATGTACAATGTAACATGTGCTCCCTATTCCAAAGGGATTTACTGCCTGGGTGCTGCTGGTGTTGTCTGCTGATGGGTCTGTCCATAGAATCCAATACCAGGTGGACGATAAAATCCACCATTGGCAGGCTGCTGTTGAGATTGTGGCTGCTGAGTCTGCAGTTGCTGCTGTTGTGCTTGCTGGGGTAGTGGTGGAGGCGGCCTCAGTCCCATTGCAATTTGAGGTGGCTGAAGGCAGCCGGCACTATATCCATAGGGCATCATCCCCATCATCATAGCTGCAGACTGACCTAACTGACTTCCAGTGGAATTTGCTGGAGGTAAAGGTGGTGGTGGAGGTGGTGGTGGTGGAAACGGAGCTTGTATCTGGTTTGACGATTGTAAGCCTGAGGAAGGGGCAAGAGGAATGCTAGTAATCGGTTTCTGTGATGAAGTGAAGTAAGTGGAATTACCCCCTTCGGAACTGTTCATATCAGAAAAAGTCATTGGCTTGTCTAACTTGAGCCGTTTCTCTGGAGATGCAAAAGGTAAGCTAGAAGAGAAACCAGTTGATTTCAATCCACTGCTCAGTGACGCAGCTTCTTCAGCAACAAGAGACGAAAGAACAGAGGTCAACATTTGAGCAGAAGATGTTGAAGCAGCAAGTTTTGCAGCAAGAGCTGCTGCCGCCCTTTTGCTTTCCTcttcattagttttggaatttgcAAAAGAAGTCAAAGGATTGGGAGGTGGAGGCAAAGGAGGCATGTTGGGTAATTGCAGTGAAGGCGGGGTTGGTTCAGTTGCTCTTGTGCCATCAACTGGAAGGATACCAGTACTCAATGGTGGAGCAGCAACATTGGGAGATGTCAGCCTCTGTCTTACATTTTTTGCTAGTTCGATCTGACCACGTGCAACCTGCAAGTCAAACAGCTGTGTCAATCCCAATCCCATCAAGGAACTAACATTAGTTTGTATGTTACGTAAGGAAACAGAAATACCATAGGAAAAGACTTTTAAAGAATCAAGGAACACGTTAACACATATTTTCACCTTTCAGAATAGGATTGCAGCAAACTTCCAgagaaaataaagatggaatcataaCAAAAGTTCTCATATTATGTACGCTATCCAATGATTACATATTTGCAGATGATTAAAATTCAGGGTCAAAAGATGGAGATATGGTAGTTTTAAGACTACTTTGAATCAAACTAGTTGAACGACAATGCTCAAAGGACTTGAGAAACCCAAAGATTTCAAACTATAAGAACTCAAATATGCACAGCTTATACATAAAGGAAGAGAGACGTGCCTGTTCTCCTTAACGTGGAAGAAAATGATAGAGGTAGCACAAGTACTCTTTTCTTGTGTGTATATTTGGAATCGCACTAATACATGAACCAAAACCAACCAGCGCAGAAGAATACAATCAACAGAAAAACACAATCATACTGTGGTTTATTGGAATCCCACCAATGATCGAGGGTGCAAGCACACCAATGCCAAGCATTCAAACGTGTCATTAGCAGGAACAAGCTTACATTTGTTTTTTGGACAACCGTGGTGTCCAGGCCAGCTTGCGcgtacctcgactaattccacgagaTACCTACaacctcccaccagcaacaggtaccaggtaactctatccaccaagacttagatagatgggaagaaatcacctagtgctTTTTGGAGACCTCATGGTTCGCACCCACTTCATTGATCACTAGGTCACACCCTTGGGTGCAGGAACAAGCTTACATTCAATGATAGTAGGTCGACAGAATCAACCTTGTCTGCGATGGCAATGCTAGCAATCTGAATATATGCTACTGCTGACGTGTCCAACATTCAATGATAATAGATCGAGAGAATCAACCTAGCGTGCCATTGAAGAATTGACACCAGTCATGAGTCATAACAGACATCACGATCACTACTTTCACCCTATTTGAAACGAATAGGACATTGCTTTTTGATCCCTCTCAAGTCACTCTTCTGAGGGACACAAACCAAATATTTTAAGGGCCCGTTTGGTTGGGTGTACAAGGAGAATTAATCTCAGCATACAATTCAACATAAATTGTTCGAGTCACCGACTTTAATATCCACATACAATTCAGCATTGCTAATACTTAGTTTGGTTAACAATTTACTGTTCCTCTTTAGTAATACCAGCATAAGTTATGCAATATATGGATCAAAATaactaaaatgacaaaaatgcccttaTATCATTCAGACTAATCTTCTTTTCCCTAAAAAAACATGCCACACTATACTTTGTGTAGTTTGTCTGGATTTCTTCAATAACTCTAGGAGCAAATTTCTTGAttgtttctatttttcttttaaatgTTACACGCCTAAGACTAATTTGGTTTTCTTTTATTTCAGGTTATTCTAAAACCAGAGTACAGCAACAGATTTACTCAACTAAAAAATTTCCTTTTAGAAATTAGTAGTACATGGTTTTATGATATTATGCCTCCTTTAGATAGTTGTCATCGACTTCCACATTGCATGATATAAAATATTATATCCATTATGATATTAAAAtgttaaatttcataaatatagTTTCAGTGAGTAGACAAAGATTTTTAAACTAAAATGTACAAAGATAAAGAAGTTCAAGGCTATAATAGCAAACACACCTAAATTTTATTGTAAAAATTAAAGCaatatattaaattatatttCGTATACTAGTAAgttttagtgggcgtttggacataagaattgtaaaattccaaaataggaggaaaatatttttcaagggaaaatggtatttgaaatttagagtagttgtgtttggacatgaatataattttgggttgttttagaagttttgtgagtgatttgaatgaaaattttgaaaaacagctttttggagtttttcaaattttcggaaatttccaaaatgcatcttcaagtaaaaattaaaaattttatgaacaaacgctgatttcgaaagaAAGTGAATTGTTTTtggaaaaaagggaaaaatatctttatgtccaaacgggctcttaatatAACAAACCAAACATCATGAGGAATAACCAATCCATTACAATTCCTACATTTCTACTCCCTATATTACAATCCATGTATTACAACTTctatattacttttatttttgtcGAGTAAGACAATTTCTGCAAAACTAAATCCTGCATTATATTATCTTTGCATTACAATCCCTGCATACTTTGATTTTGAACCAAACGACCCAACAACTACTACGCTTCAATCCCCAAAAACATTAGGGTCGACGATATAAATCCCCACTTCTTTAAGCTCAACTCATATCATAATCATACCAAATAAAATAATAGTAGTAaaaataagttaaatatatatatatgaataataataatataataaatagtaATAACAATAAAAGTTCTTTAACAAATTTAAAGCCTATTCCTAACTAGTAAGTATCACCTTTATGGATCTTTTTCTTCCATTGTACCCTATCTTTAGCTCttttaaggagattgttagagCAGTATAGGGATAGGAAAAGAGACTTGCATATGGTAGCTTAGAAAAGGCATACGACAAAGTACcaggagattttatggagatgcTTGGAGTCAAGAGATGTACATGTGGCACACTAGAGCGATTAAGGACAAGTATGATGGAACCAAGATCCGAGTCAGAACTCGGAACAGTGGGAAGAGACTCGGAGCACTTCCCAGTTGAAATGGGGTTGCATCATGGATCAACTCTTAGCCCGTT
This sequence is a window from Nicotiana tomentosiformis chromosome 5, ASM39032v3, whole genome shotgun sequence. Protein-coding genes within it:
- the LOC104104982 gene encoding uncharacterized protein isoform X2, coding for MGDDAFDGQLLAEKLSKLNSSQQSIESLSRWCISYRKKAKQIVETWDKLFRSAQREQRVSFLYLANDILQNSRRKGSEFVNEFWKVLPTSVKHVYESGDENGKKAASRLVNIWEERKVFGSRGQNLKDEVLGKTPGPSVSNGKSSNPIKVVKKDAHSVRIKLAVGCTPEKIVTAFQLVHDENVNEEDALNKCKDAVFCAGEMESDIENLTSQGNLQGSELMDKMQEQENILQQCVSQLENAESLRVTLISQLKDALQDQVARGQIELAKNVRQRLTSPNVAAPPLSTGILPVDGTRATEPTPPSLQLPNMPPLPPPPNPLTSFANSKTNEEESKRAAAALAAKLAASTSSAQMLTSVLSSLVAEEAASLSSGLKSTGFSSSLPFASPEKRLKLDKPMTFSDMNSSEGGNSTYFTSSQKPITSIPLAPSSGLQSSNQIQAPFPPPPPPPPPLPPANSTGSQLGQSAAMMMGMMPYGYSAGCLQPPQIAMGLRPPPPLPQQAQQQQLQTQQPQSQQQPANGGFYRPPGIGFYGQTHQQTTPAAPRQ
- the LOC104104982 gene encoding uncharacterized protein isoform X1, coding for MGDDAFDGQLLAEKLSKLNSSQQSIESLSRWCISYRKKAKQIVETWDKLFRSAQREQRVSFLYLANDILQNSRRKGSEFVNEFWKVLPTSVKHVYESGDENGKKAASRLVNIWEERKVFGSRGQNLKDEVLGKTPGPSVSNGKSSNPIKVVKKDAHSVRIKLAVGCTPEKIVTAFQLVHDENVNEEDALNKCKDAVFCAGEMESDIENLTSQGNLQGSELMDKMQEQENILQQCVSQLENAESLRVTLISQLKDALQDQESKLELLRSGLQVARGQIELAKNVRQRLTSPNVAAPPLSTGILPVDGTRATEPTPPSLQLPNMPPLPPPPNPLTSFANSKTNEEESKRAAAALAAKLAASTSSAQMLTSVLSSLVAEEAASLSSGLKSTGFSSSLPFASPEKRLKLDKPMTFSDMNSSEGGNSTYFTSSQKPITSIPLAPSSGLQSSNQIQAPFPPPPPPPPPLPPANSTGSQLGQSAAMMMGMMPYGYSAGCLQPPQIAMGLRPPPPLPQQAQQQQLQTQQPQSQQQPANGGFYRPPGIGFYGQTHQQTTPAAPRQ